The stretch of DNA CCTGGCGCTGGTGATCGAGTCGCGCGAGGACGCGGCCGAACTGCAGTTCCGCCTCGACGTGCGCCGCATCATGGTCGAGATGCTGGGCCATCTGACCAAGGGCGCCGACTTCCTGGAAAACATGAGCGGCGTGTTCCCCGAGCTGCTGCGCTTCGGGCGCGCCGGCGGGGTCGCCATCGTGGTCGACGACCGCGTGCTGACCTACGGCGACACCCCGAGCGAGCCGCAGATCCGCGCCCTGGCCGACTGGCTGTCGCTGCACGGGCACACCGAGGTATTCCACACCGATCACCTGAAACAGGTCTACCCGGCGGGCAGCGACATGGTGCGCAACGCCAGCGGCCTGCTGGCTCTGCCGATCTCGCGCATCCACCAGCATTACCTGCTGTGGTTCCGCCCTGAGGTGGTGCAGACCATCGAGTGGGCCGGCAACCCGCGCGGCAAGCATGCCTCGCCCGACGACCCGACCCAGCTGACGCCGCGCCTGAGCTTCGACGCCTGGCGCGAGACCATCCACGGCCGCAGCCTGCCCTGGCATAGCGCCGAGATCGAGCTGACGGTCGAATTCCGCAGCGCCCTGCTGGGCATCGCGCTCGAGCGCGCCGAGCAGATGGCCGAACTGGCCGAGGAACTCGGGCGCGCCAACAAGGAGCTGGAAGCCTTCTCGTATTCGGTCTCGCACGACCTGCGCGCGCCGCTGCGCCACATCGTCGGGTTCTCCGACCTCCTGATCGAATCGGCCGGCGCCGAGGACCCGGAGCGGCGCCAGCGCTTCCTGAAGAACATCAAGGAATCGGCCCGCCTGGCCGGCAAGCTGGTGGACGACCTGCTGTCGTTCTCGCAGATGGGCCGCGCCGCCCTGCGCCCGACCACGGTGGACATGAACGACCTGGTCTCGGCCTGCATCGACAAGCTCGGCATGGAGATGCAGGGCCGTAACGTCGACTGGCACATCGAGCCGCTGCCGCGCATCTGGGCCGACCCGACCTTCCTGCACCTGGCGGTGTTCAACCTGCTGTCGAACGCGGTGAAGTTCACCAGCCAGCGCGACCCGGCGGTCATCACCATCACGTCCGAGGAAGACGCCGAGGTCACGGTCTTCCACGTCGCCGACAACGGCGCCGGCTTCAACATGGAGTACGTGCACAAGCTGTTCGGCGTGTTCCAGCGCCTGCACCGCATGGAAGACTTCCAGGGCACCGGCATCGGCCTGGCCAACGTGCGCCGCATCGTCGAGCGCCACAACGGCCGGGTCTGGGCAACGTCCTCGCAGGGCGAAGGCGCGACCTTCTCCTTCAGTATCCCGAAACACCCATCCAACTGAGGCAAACGATGCTCAAGCCTATCCTCCTCGTCGAAGACAATCCGCACGACCTCGAACTGACCCTCATCGCCTTGTCGAAGAGCCAACTGGCCAACGAGGTGGTCATCGTGCGCGACGGCGCGGAGGCGCTCGACTACCTGCATCGCCGCGGCGAATTCAGGGAGCGCGTCATCGGCAACCCGGCCGTCATCCTGCTCGACCTGAAGCTGCCCAAGGTGGATGGCCTGGAAGTGCTGAAGGAAATCCGCGAGACCGACTGCCTCAAGAGCATCCCGGTCTGCATGCTGACCTCGTCGAAGGAAGAGCAGGACGTCATCCGCAGCTACGAGCTGGGCGTGAACGCCTACGTGGTCAAGCCGGTGGACTTCACCGAGTTCGTGCGCGCCATCGGCGACCTCGGCATCTTCTGGGCGGTCCTGAACGAACCGCCGCCGGGCTCGCGCCGCTACGTCAAGCCCAAGTGATTCTGCGCCGCCGGCTGCGGGGGTGACACGCCGGCCTTCTGGTCGCGCTTGGCGCGGCGCAGCAGGTGGCGGATGCGCGCGCTCAGCGCGTCCGGATGGTAGGGCTTCTGCAGCAGGTGCACCGACGCGTCCAGCCTGCCCTCGTGCGCGAGCACGCCTTCCGCATAACCCGACGTGTACAGCACCTGCGCGTGCGGCAGGCGGCGGCGCACCAGCTCGCCCAGCTGCAGGCTGCTGACCGGCCCCGGCATGATCACGTCGGTGAACACCAGGTCGATGTGGCGGCCGCTGTCGACGATCTCCAGCGCGCTTTCCGCGTCCTCCGCTTCCAGCACCTCGTAGCCCAGCGCCGACAGGATGCCGCAGGTCGAGCTGCGCACGTCGGCCTCGTCCTCGACCACCAGGATGGTTTCCAGGCCGCCCGCCAGCGGCGCGCTGTGGACCGGCTCGATGGGCGTGGGCGCGGCGTCGCTGCGGGGCAGGTAGATGCGCACGCTGGTGCCGCGCCCGACGTCGCTGCGCAGCACCAGCTCGCCGCCCGACTGCTTCACGAAGCCATAGGCCATCGACAGGCCCAGGCCCGTGCCCTGCCCGGTCGGCTTGGTGGTGAAGAAGGGCTCGAAGGCGCGCAGCAGCACGTCCTGGGGCATGCCCTTGCCGGTGTCGGCCACTTCGATCATGATGAAATTACCCTGCGGGACCTCGGGAGGACGCTCGTCGTCCGGGCCGACGTTGCAGGCGCGGATGGTCAGGGTGCCGCTGCCGGCCATGGCGTCGCGCGCATTGATGGCCAGGTTCAGCAGCACGTTGTTGAGCTGGTTCGGGTCGACCATGGTGCTGCCCAGGCCAGGGGCGATCTCAGTGACCACGCGCGCGCTGGGACCCAGCACGCGGCGCATCATGTCGTCCATCTCGCGCAGCAGGTGGCCGGGATCGACCACCACCGACTGCAGCGGCTGGCGCCGCGCGAAGGCCAGCAGGTGCGCGGCCAGCTTGGCGCCGCGCTCGACCCCGCTCAGGGCCATGTCGACGCGCGCCCGGGCGTTCTCGTTCAGGTTACCCACCAGCTTGAGCAGCTGCAGGTTGCCGCCGATGATCTGCAGGACGTTGTTGAAGTCGTGCGCCACCCCGCCGGTGAGCTGGCCGATCGCTTCCATCTTCTGGGCCTGGTGCAGCGCAGACTGGCTGGCGGCCAGCTGTTCCTGGCTCACGCGCAGCGAGGCATAGGCGCCGTCGCGCTGGCGCCGCGCGATGCAGGCGCCGCTGTGGTAGCGCACGCGCGCCACCAGCTCGCGCGGGTCGGGCCACTTGACCATGTAGTCGTTGGCGCCCATGGCGAAGGCGCGCGCCTTGATCTCCGGATCGTCCTCGGACGACAGGACGATGACCGGAATGTCTTCGGTATCGGGATGGGCGCGCAGGCTGGCGGTGACCTCGAAGCCGTCCAGGTCCGGCATGCGCAGGTCGACCAGCACGACGGTGGCACGCACCTCGCGCGCCACCTCGACCGCACGCGCCGGGCTCGACTCGTAGCACAGGGTGTGGCCGGCACATCCCTGCAGGCCGTGCGCGATGATGTCCTGCGCAAAAGGCTCATCGTCGATGAGGAGAACCGAGCATTCGGAGCGATCGTCAATCATTGCGTAAAGGCTCACTGATACGACACGATCTTGCAAAAAGGTAAGCATTGATTCTACTACATTTCAGAAACTCGGCGCACGATTGACGGGCGCGCGGCACCTTGCAAGAGCCGCCTGGCGCCGCCATCTATGCGCCATGCCCAAACGCCGGCCCGAACCGAT from Massilia varians encodes:
- a CDS encoding ATP-binding protein, yielding MTQAPSDTLDLSRCADEPIRTPGSIQPHGFMLTLSPTALMVQQASGNLADWIGMPAQQAVGRPLAEVVGDTAATRIGAEIDANQVASRPAYIGTITAGNGAHFDVLVHAWDSLLILEFEGVERRRAADFRHLYPLIGDFLVKINQPASIPEMSELAARRVREVTGYGRVLVYQFDTDGHGRVLAESKEDGYESYLGQHFPASDVPAQARALYTLSPIRLIQDANYVPAPLVPDLNPLTGTRNDLSFASLRSVSPVHLQYMRNMGTLASMSVSLIVKGKLWGLISCHNAEPRPVSVEKRTACEQLGQILALVIESREDAAELQFRLDVRRIMVEMLGHLTKGADFLENMSGVFPELLRFGRAGGVAIVVDDRVLTYGDTPSEPQIRALADWLSLHGHTEVFHTDHLKQVYPAGSDMVRNASGLLALPISRIHQHYLLWFRPEVVQTIEWAGNPRGKHASPDDPTQLTPRLSFDAWRETIHGRSLPWHSAEIELTVEFRSALLGIALERAEQMAELAEELGRANKELEAFSYSVSHDLRAPLRHIVGFSDLLIESAGAEDPERRQRFLKNIKESARLAGKLVDDLLSFSQMGRAALRPTTVDMNDLVSACIDKLGMEMQGRNVDWHIEPLPRIWADPTFLHLAVFNLLSNAVKFTSQRDPAVITITSEEDAEVTVFHVADNGAGFNMEYVHKLFGVFQRLHRMEDFQGTGIGLANVRRIVERHNGRVWATSSQGEGATFSFSIPKHPSN
- a CDS encoding response regulator produces the protein MLKPILLVEDNPHDLELTLIALSKSQLANEVVIVRDGAEALDYLHRRGEFRERVIGNPAVILLDLKLPKVDGLEVLKEIRETDCLKSIPVCMLTSSKEEQDVIRSYELGVNAYVVKPVDFTEFVRAIGDLGIFWAVLNEPPPGSRRYVKPK
- a CDS encoding response regulator — its product is MIDDRSECSVLLIDDEPFAQDIIAHGLQGCAGHTLCYESSPARAVEVAREVRATVVLVDLRMPDLDGFEVTASLRAHPDTEDIPVIVLSSEDDPEIKARAFAMGANDYMVKWPDPRELVARVRYHSGACIARRQRDGAYASLRVSQEQLAASQSALHQAQKMEAIGQLTGGVAHDFNNVLQIIGGNLQLLKLVGNLNENARARVDMALSGVERGAKLAAHLLAFARRQPLQSVVVDPGHLLREMDDMMRRVLGPSARVVTEIAPGLGSTMVDPNQLNNVLLNLAINARDAMAGSGTLTIRACNVGPDDERPPEVPQGNFIMIEVADTGKGMPQDVLLRAFEPFFTTKPTGQGTGLGLSMAYGFVKQSGGELVLRSDVGRGTSVRIYLPRSDAAPTPIEPVHSAPLAGGLETILVVEDEADVRSSTCGILSALGYEVLEAEDAESALEIVDSGRHIDLVFTDVIMPGPVSSLQLGELVRRRLPHAQVLYTSGYAEGVLAHEGRLDASVHLLQKPYHPDALSARIRHLLRRAKRDQKAGVSPPQPAAQNHLGLT